The Amycolatopsis mongoliensis genome includes a window with the following:
- the pdxR gene encoding MocR-like pyridoxine biosynthesis transcription factor PdxR, protein MAVEWAGLGPELLVTIDRESGAGLRSQLEDQLRDAIRGGRLAGGERLPSSRELGRALGLSRGLVQDCYAQLQAEGYLTSRPGSATRVAPVVRPAGPPEARTPERPRYEVADFRHGVPDLRLAPREDWAWAVREACRTAPNSAFDYGDPIGDRRLREVLAAYLRRVRAVAATADQVVVCSGMAQALGLVLRALAAGGIGTIAVEDPGMVRSTTEQADVAGLATVPVPVDDHGVDVAALDRSGARAVLVTPAHQWPTGVVLAGHRRQELLAWARRHDGVVIEDDYDAEFRYDRDPVGSVQGLDPDRVVSLGTVSKSLAPALRLGWLVAPARLLAAVAHGKRVTDRGSPGLDQLALALLIESGRYDRHLRRARAEYAARRETLVAALATHAPGLRVTGLAAGFHAVLHLPPGADEEQVISRAAERGVGLYGLARLHSTPSATAPRLVLGFGDTSRHSIEAGIAAVADLLSGVE, encoded by the coding sequence ATGGCTGTGGAGTGGGCCGGTTTGGGTCCGGAGCTACTGGTCACGATCGACCGCGAGAGCGGCGCGGGCCTCCGTTCGCAGCTGGAGGACCAGCTGCGCGACGCGATCCGCGGCGGTCGCCTGGCGGGCGGGGAGCGGCTGCCGTCGTCGCGCGAGCTCGGCCGCGCCCTCGGCCTGTCGCGCGGGCTGGTGCAGGACTGCTACGCCCAGCTGCAGGCCGAGGGCTACCTGACCAGCCGTCCGGGATCGGCGACGCGCGTGGCGCCGGTGGTCCGGCCGGCCGGACCACCCGAGGCGAGGACGCCGGAGCGGCCCCGGTACGAGGTCGCGGACTTCCGCCACGGCGTCCCCGACCTGCGCCTCGCCCCGCGCGAGGACTGGGCGTGGGCCGTGCGCGAAGCCTGCCGCACCGCGCCGAACAGCGCCTTCGACTACGGCGACCCGATCGGCGACCGGCGGCTGCGGGAGGTGCTCGCGGCGTACCTGCGGCGGGTGCGGGCGGTCGCGGCGACGGCCGACCAGGTCGTCGTCTGCAGCGGGATGGCCCAGGCACTCGGCCTGGTGCTGCGCGCGCTCGCCGCCGGCGGCATCGGCACCATCGCCGTCGAGGACCCCGGCATGGTCCGGTCGACGACCGAGCAGGCCGACGTCGCCGGCCTGGCCACCGTGCCCGTCCCGGTCGACGACCACGGCGTGGACGTCGCCGCGCTCGACCGCAGCGGCGCGCGGGCCGTGCTCGTGACCCCGGCCCACCAGTGGCCGACCGGCGTGGTGCTCGCCGGGCACCGCCGTCAGGAGCTGCTGGCGTGGGCGCGGCGGCACGACGGCGTCGTCATCGAGGACGACTACGACGCCGAATTCCGCTACGACCGCGACCCGGTCGGCTCGGTGCAGGGGCTCGACCCCGACCGCGTGGTGTCGCTGGGCACGGTCAGCAAGTCGCTGGCGCCGGCGCTGCGCCTGGGCTGGCTGGTCGCGCCGGCGCGGCTGCTCGCCGCGGTGGCGCACGGCAAGCGCGTCACCGACCGCGGGAGCCCGGGCCTCGACCAGCTGGCGCTGGCCCTGCTCATCGAGTCCGGGCGCTACGACCGCCACCTGCGCCGCGCCCGCGCCGAGTACGCGGCCCGGCGCGAGACGCTCGTCGCGGCGCTGGCCACCCACGCGCCGGGCCTTCGCGTCACCGGGCTGGCCGCCGGGTTCCACGCCGTCCTGCACCTGCCCCCGGGCGCCGACGAGGAGCAGGTGATCTCCCGCGCGGCTGAGCGGGGGGTCGGGCTGTACGGCCTCGCGCGGCTGCACAGCACGCCGTCCGCGACGGCCCCGCGGCTCGTCCTCGGCTTCGGCGACACGTCGCGGCACTCGATCGAAGCGGGGATCGCCGCCGTCGCGGATCTCCTGTCAGGCGTCGAGTGA
- a CDS encoding VOC family protein, which translates to MTNIDSITLEVADTAAAERFYAAAFGITTQLRFREKQQPSSGFRGYTLSLTVAQPADVDSLLGTAVEAGATTLKPAAKSLWGYGGVVQAPDGAIWKVATSAKKNTGPATREFDAVVLLLGVQDIVASKKFYTEHGFTVGKSFGRMYVEFDAGSNPVKLALYRRKALAKDAGVAPEGTGAHRIAVNAAAPFTDPDGFAWEVATTQSLDA; encoded by the coding sequence ATGACGAACATCGACTCCATCACCCTCGAGGTGGCCGACACCGCGGCCGCCGAACGCTTCTACGCCGCCGCCTTCGGGATCACCACCCAGCTCCGCTTCCGCGAGAAGCAGCAGCCTTCCTCCGGCTTCCGCGGCTACACCCTCTCGCTCACCGTCGCCCAGCCCGCCGACGTCGACTCGCTCCTCGGCACCGCCGTCGAAGCCGGGGCCACCACGCTCAAGCCGGCCGCGAAGTCCTTGTGGGGCTACGGCGGCGTCGTCCAGGCACCCGACGGCGCCATCTGGAAGGTCGCCACCTCCGCGAAGAAGAACACCGGCCCCGCCACCCGCGAGTTCGACGCCGTCGTGCTCCTGCTCGGTGTCCAGGACATCGTCGCCAGCAAGAAGTTCTACACCGAACACGGCTTCACCGTCGGGAAGAGCTTCGGCCGCATGTACGTCGAGTTCGACGCCGGCTCGAACCCCGTCAAGCTCGCGCTCTACCGGCGCAAGGCGCTCGCCAAGGACGCCGGCGTCGCCCCCGAAGGCACTGGCGCGCACCGGATCGCCGTCAACGCCGCCGCGCCGTTCACCGACCCGGACGGGTTCGCGTGGGAAGTCGCCACGACCCAGTCACTCGACGCCTGA
- a CDS encoding phage tail protein, with translation MPYAVDFATVSTTGLESSPVADALAGLRANEARYFKNKYDHVFTVEPASDAASTVDRVSRILEEERGIVISSGPLEATEFEVENIRMAYVFYENGLSVNVMYAIDDSGKRAVGFKLSDGMEVPEELASFKFARQKSKLAGTIRGSYFVIKNEY, from the coding sequence ATGCCCTACGCCGTGGACTTCGCCACCGTGTCGACCACCGGCTTGGAGTCGTCGCCGGTCGCCGACGCACTCGCCGGCCTGCGGGCGAACGAGGCCCGGTACTTCAAGAACAAGTACGACCACGTCTTCACGGTCGAGCCCGCGAGCGACGCCGCGTCGACCGTCGACCGGGTGAGCCGGATCCTCGAGGAGGAACGCGGCATCGTCATCTCCTCCGGCCCGCTCGAAGCGACCGAGTTCGAGGTCGAGAACATCCGGATGGCCTACGTCTTCTACGAAAACGGCCTGTCGGTCAACGTGATGTACGCGATCGACGACTCCGGGAAACGGGCCGTCGGGTTCAAGCTCTCCGACGGGATGGAGGTCCCCGAGGAGCTCGCCTCGTTCAAGTTCGCCCGGCAGAAGTCGAAGCTGGCCGGAACCATCCGCGGCTCCTACTTCGTCATCAAGAACGAGTACTGA
- a CDS encoding MBL fold metallo-hydrolase, protein MLKQVADGVWVRQSEWVWSNAVVVRGEAGVILVDPGIGGADLDQLAEDVDRLGLPVVAGFSTHPHWDHLLWHSRFGDVPRYATAAGAKVAGEARERAQAMAAESASGIPLELIGLLTPLPADGSPVPGEIVEHEAHAIGHAALLLADRGVLLAGDMLSDVLIPLLDPRRPGQVSAYETALDRLGEAARTVDVLVPGHGAVAEGPEVAARLAADRAYIDALRRGTEPDDVRLAQDWLSGPHQSNLKQAAAPEL, encoded by the coding sequence ATGCTGAAGCAGGTGGCCGACGGGGTCTGGGTCCGGCAGAGCGAATGGGTCTGGAGCAACGCCGTCGTGGTGCGCGGGGAGGCCGGGGTGATCCTGGTCGATCCCGGCATCGGCGGCGCCGATCTGGACCAGCTCGCCGAGGACGTGGACCGGCTCGGCCTTCCGGTGGTCGCCGGGTTCTCCACCCACCCCCACTGGGACCACCTGCTCTGGCATTCCCGGTTCGGCGACGTGCCGCGCTACGCCACCGCCGCCGGCGCGAAGGTTGCCGGTGAAGCCCGGGAGCGGGCGCAGGCGATGGCGGCGGAAAGCGCGTCGGGCATCCCGCTCGAGCTGATCGGGCTCCTCACCCCACTGCCCGCGGACGGGAGCCCGGTGCCGGGCGAGATCGTCGAGCACGAGGCGCACGCCATCGGTCACGCCGCGCTCCTGCTCGCGGACCGCGGCGTCCTGCTCGCCGGCGACATGCTTTCCGACGTCCTGATCCCGCTTCTCGACCCGCGCCGCCCCGGTCAGGTGAGCGCCTACGAGACGGCACTCGACCGGCTGGGCGAGGCGGCCCGGACCGTCGATGTCCTGGTTCCCGGCCACGGCGCCGTGGCCGAGGGGCCCGAAGTGGCGGCCCGTCTCGCCGCCGATCGTGCCTACATCGACGCGCTGCGGCGAGGAACCGAACCGGACGACGTGCGTCTCGCCCAAGACTGGCTTTCCGGTCCCCACCAGTCGAACCTGAAACAGGCGGCGGCACCCGAACTATGA
- a CDS encoding YcxB family protein, producing the protein MQISMAVPYDEERLRRTIRFILRPQLKTIRVLGGVLAVLGIALVALDPADPMSYGVVVLGLLFATAIAPITLARSMRLQSPVIKDGCRITLDDEWVTVAYPLAESRFRWAGLDRVIETPEVWYVMFSKIQAATIPKEPMTGEQRREFAAFVDRLPAVGGRSPSRNRR; encoded by the coding sequence ATGCAGATCTCCATGGCGGTCCCCTACGACGAGGAACGCCTGCGGCGCACCATCCGGTTCATTCTCCGCCCGCAGCTGAAGACCATCCGCGTCCTGGGTGGCGTGCTGGCCGTCCTCGGCATCGCGCTGGTGGCACTGGATCCCGCGGACCCGATGTCCTACGGAGTGGTGGTCCTCGGCCTGCTGTTCGCGACGGCGATCGCACCGATCACCCTGGCCCGCTCGATGCGGCTGCAGTCCCCCGTCATCAAGGACGGATGCCGGATAACCCTGGACGACGAGTGGGTCACGGTCGCCTACCCCCTCGCCGAATCGCGGTTCCGGTGGGCCGGTCTCGACCGCGTCATCGAGACCCCCGAGGTCTGGTACGTCATGTTCAGCAAGATCCAGGCGGCCACGATCCCGAAGGAGCCGATGACGGGGGAGCAGCGGAGGGAGTTCGCCGCGTTCGTCGACCGGTTGCCGGCGGTGGGTGGCCGTTCCCCGTCCCGGAACCGTCGTTGA
- a CDS encoding NADP-dependent oxidoreductase — translation MKAVRFHEYGDPGVLRYEDAEQPVPGAGQVRIRVAATSFNSVDGNIRGGFMRGPIPVELPHTPGIDVAGTVDALGEGVDGIEIGDEVIGFLPMDGDGAAAEYVLAPAAVLTPAPKNVPLADAAALPLVGLTAWQALFDHGRLRSGQRVLINGAGGAVGGYAVQLAKGAGAHVIATASPRSGDAVKSAGADEVVDHTTTGVTAAVTEQVDVVLNLAPVDPAELAALVTLVRPGGVVVNTTVWMPAPADEERGVRGIDVFVRSDAEQLAKLVALVDGGELRVEVAERVPLPELPSLHARAAKGEVHGKVIVVPATV, via the coding sequence ATGAAGGCAGTGCGTTTCCACGAGTACGGCGACCCCGGCGTCCTGCGCTACGAGGACGCGGAGCAGCCGGTTCCCGGAGCCGGGCAGGTCCGGATCCGCGTCGCCGCGACGTCGTTCAACTCCGTCGACGGCAACATCCGCGGCGGCTTCATGCGCGGCCCCATCCCGGTGGAGCTGCCCCACACCCCCGGCATCGACGTCGCCGGCACGGTCGACGCGCTGGGCGAGGGCGTGGACGGCATCGAGATCGGCGACGAGGTCATCGGCTTCCTGCCGATGGACGGCGACGGCGCCGCCGCGGAGTACGTCCTCGCGCCGGCCGCGGTCCTCACGCCCGCCCCCAAGAACGTCCCGCTGGCCGACGCCGCCGCGCTGCCGCTGGTGGGGCTGACCGCGTGGCAGGCGCTGTTCGACCACGGCCGGCTGCGGTCCGGGCAGCGCGTGCTGATCAACGGCGCCGGGGGCGCGGTCGGCGGGTACGCGGTCCAGCTGGCCAAGGGGGCCGGAGCCCACGTGATCGCCACGGCGAGCCCCCGCAGCGGCGACGCGGTCAAATCGGCCGGCGCCGACGAGGTCGTCGACCACACCACCACCGGCGTGACCGCGGCGGTGACCGAGCAGGTCGACGTCGTGCTCAACCTGGCACCGGTCGATCCGGCGGAGCTGGCCGCCCTGGTCACCCTGGTCCGGCCGGGCGGGGTCGTGGTGAACACGACGGTGTGGATGCCCGCGCCCGCCGACGAGGAGCGCGGCGTACGCGGCATCGACGTGTTCGTCCGCAGCGACGCCGAACAGCTGGCCAAGCTGGTGGCCCTGGTCGACGGCGGCGAGCTGCGCGTCGAGGTCGCCGAGCGGGTACCGCTGCCCGAGCTGCCGTCACTGCACGCCCGCGCGGCCAAGGGCGAGGTGCACGGCAAGGTCATCGTCGTCCCGGCCACGGTCTGA
- a CDS encoding helix-turn-helix domain-containing protein has translation MSLSDLGTAVRWLREHTDPATAGLPAGGPRSTGRRVRGLRREELAELAGVSADYIRRLEQGRRHPSAGVVTAIARALRVGRADYERLCALAGYAAVDGQVPREAGAAAIRLLERFDDTPAFLTDAAWNVIAVNGAWLALGGGTATGTARDWNVAWRTFCNARGEIDRTEEHQAGFRAVLAARLRDTSLRYPADASLAELVDDLRNTSRSFDTLWRTPKTVSAYENRAVFRHPDGGDIALDGTLLGVPGDDLMAVVLTAAPDSADAARLGEVVRASGGPAVVRVGQTGPG, from the coding sequence ATGTCCCTGTCCGATCTGGGCACCGCGGTCCGCTGGTTGCGCGAACACACCGACCCCGCCACCGCCGGGCTGCCGGCCGGCGGACCGCGGAGCACCGGGCGGCGGGTCCGCGGACTGCGCCGGGAGGAGCTCGCCGAGCTGGCCGGGGTGTCCGCGGACTACATCCGGCGGCTGGAGCAGGGGCGACGTCATCCGTCGGCCGGTGTGGTGACCGCCATCGCCCGCGCGTTGCGGGTCGGCCGGGCCGACTACGAGCGGCTCTGCGCACTCGCCGGCTACGCCGCGGTGGACGGGCAGGTGCCGCGCGAAGCCGGGGCGGCGGCGATCCGGCTCCTGGAGCGGTTCGACGACACCCCCGCGTTCCTGACCGACGCGGCGTGGAACGTCATCGCCGTCAACGGCGCGTGGCTGGCGCTGGGAGGCGGGACGGCGACCGGGACCGCCCGGGACTGGAACGTCGCGTGGCGCACGTTCTGCAACGCACGCGGGGAGATCGACCGGACCGAGGAGCACCAGGCCGGCTTCCGGGCCGTGCTCGCCGCCCGGCTGCGCGACACGTCCCTGCGCTACCCGGCGGACGCGTCGCTCGCCGAGCTCGTCGACGACCTGCGGAACACCAGCCGCTCGTTCGACACCCTCTGGCGCACCCCGAAAACGGTCTCCGCCTACGAGAACCGTGCCGTGTTCCGCCATCCGGACGGGGGCGACATCGCCCTCGACGGCACGCTGCTCGGGGTTCCCGGCGACGACCTGATGGCGGTGGTCCTCACCGCGGCACCGGACTCGGCCGACGCGGCCCGGCTCGGCGAGGTCGTCCGCGCTTCGGGCGGGCCGGCCGTGGTCAGGGTGGGCCAAACCGGCCCAGGCTGA
- a CDS encoding MarR family winged helix-turn-helix transcriptional regulator has protein sequence MSDVPPSLDPVQLGAYFDLIEVTSLLRHAVEQQLREAGDLSYVQFQLLARLGDSPSGSHRMTDLADGVVYSRSGLTYQAGLLEKAGLVVRTPSPDDERSTTVTITDAGRARLADVLPGHIEVVGGLLFAPLSREDVETLAGLLAPVRDHMRSTPPRSAAPRRRAKGE, from the coding sequence ATGTCCGACGTGCCACCGTCGCTCGACCCCGTGCAGCTCGGCGCCTACTTCGACCTCATCGAGGTGACCAGCCTGCTCCGGCACGCGGTCGAGCAGCAGCTGCGCGAGGCCGGTGATCTCAGCTACGTGCAGTTCCAGCTGCTGGCCCGGCTCGGCGACTCGCCGTCGGGCAGCCACCGCATGACCGACCTGGCCGACGGCGTCGTCTACAGCCGCAGCGGCCTGACCTACCAGGCGGGCCTGCTGGAGAAAGCGGGCCTGGTGGTGCGCACCCCGTCCCCGGACGACGAGCGGAGCACCACGGTCACCATCACCGACGCCGGGCGCGCGCGGCTCGCCGACGTGCTGCCCGGGCACATCGAGGTGGTCGGCGGCCTGCTCTTCGCGCCGCTCTCCCGCGAGGACGTCGAGACCCTCGCCGGCCTGCTGGCGCCGGTGCGGGACCACATGCGCTCGACGCCCCCTCGGTCCGCGGCGCCCCGCCGCCGCGCGAAGGGTGAGTGA